From one Variovorax sp. PBL-H6 genomic stretch:
- the erpA gene encoding iron-sulfur cluster insertion protein ErpA has protein sequence MSAVAENIQTQMPEPIVFTDSAAAKVADLIAEEGNPDLKLRVFVQGGGCSGFQYGFTFDEIVNEDDTTMTKNGVSLLIDAMSYQYLVGAEIDYKEDLQGAQFVIKNPNATSTCGCGSSFSA, from the coding sequence ATGAGCGCCGTTGCCGAAAACATTCAAACCCAGATGCCCGAACCGATCGTCTTCACGGACAGCGCGGCCGCCAAGGTGGCCGACCTGATCGCCGAAGAAGGCAATCCCGACCTCAAGCTCCGTGTCTTCGTCCAAGGCGGTGGCTGCTCGGGTTTTCAGTACGGCTTCACCTTCGACGAGATCGTGAACGAGGACGACACGACGATGACCAAGAACGGCGTGTCGCTGCTGATCGATGCCATGAGCTACCAGTACCTTGTCGGCGCCGAGATCGACTACAAGGAAGATCTGCAGGGAGCCCAGTTCGTGATCAAGAACCCGAACGCCACGAGCACC
- the rpsI gene encoding 30S ribosomal protein S9 — protein MIGEWNNGTGRRKSSVARVFLKKGTGKITVNGKDITEFFGRETSIMIARQPLFLTGNVESFDIMVNVAGGGESGQAGATRHGITRALIDYDASLKPVLSQAGFVTRDAREVERKKVGLHSARRRKQFSKR, from the coding sequence ATGATTGGTGAATGGAACAATGGCACCGGCCGTCGCAAATCCAGCGTCGCCCGCGTGTTTCTGAAAAAAGGCACCGGCAAGATCACGGTCAACGGCAAGGACATCACTGAGTTCTTCGGCCGCGAAACCTCGATCATGATCGCCAGGCAACCGCTCTTCCTGACCGGCAACGTCGAGAGCTTCGACATCATGGTCAATGTGGCGGGCGGTGGCGAATCGGGCCAGGCTGGCGCGACGCGCCACGGCATCACCCGTGCGCTGATCGACTATGACGCGTCGCTCAAGCCGGTGTTGAGCCAGGCCGGCTTCGTGACCCGCGATGCCCGCGAGGTGGAGCGCAAGAAGGTCGGCCTGCATTCCGCGCGCCGCCGCAAGCAGTTCTCGAAGCGCTGA
- the rplM gene encoding 50S ribosomal protein L13 has product MTKTFSAKPADVTHEWFVIDATDKVLGRVASEVALRLRGKHKAIYTPHVDTGDFIVIINAAQLRVTGAKPLDKVYYRHSGYPGGITATNFRDMQAKHPGRALEKAVKGMLPKGPLGYAMIKKLKVYGGAEHPHTAQQPKVLEL; this is encoded by the coding sequence ATGACCAAAACGTTCAGCGCCAAGCCCGCTGACGTGACGCACGAGTGGTTTGTGATTGACGCGACCGACAAGGTCCTCGGACGAGTAGCCAGCGAAGTTGCTCTCCGTTTGCGCGGCAAACACAAGGCCATTTACACGCCTCACGTCGATACCGGTGACTTCATCGTCATCATCAACGCAGCCCAGCTGCGCGTCACCGGCGCCAAGCCGCTTGACAAGGTGTACTACCGCCATTCGGGATACCCGGGCGGCATCACTGCCACCAACTTCCGCGACATGCAAGCCAAGCATCCAGGCCGCGCCCTGGAAAAGGCCGTCAAGGGCATGCTGCCCAAGGGCCCGCTGGGTTACGCCATGATCAAGAAACTCAAGGTGTACGGCGGTGCAGAGCATCCGCACACCGCCCAACAGCCCAAAGTGCTGGAACTCTAA
- a CDS encoding 23S rRNA (adenine(2030)-N(6))-methyltransferase RlmJ translates to MFSYRHAFHAGNHADVLKHTVLIAALEHLLEKDTALTVLDTHAGAGLYRLDGDYAGTSGEAAEGVLRLLPEAAKPKPDEAPLADALARYLSVVQDFNPKGGARIYPGSPFIVHHLLREHDKLKLFELHPTDARTLSANIAQLEAGRRIAVLRDDGFGSATKFLPPPSRRALVLCDPSYEIKSDYGRVLDFVAEALKRFATGTYAIWHPIIPRPEAHDLPRRLKTLATKAGKPWLHATLTVKSSKILTDPSGVQHRPGLPASGMFLVNPPFTLKGQLEAALPQMAQRLAQDRHAAFSLDSGG, encoded by the coding sequence ATGTTCAGCTACCGCCACGCCTTCCATGCTGGCAATCACGCCGACGTGCTCAAGCACACGGTGCTGATCGCCGCGCTCGAGCACCTGCTCGAGAAGGACACCGCGCTCACCGTGCTCGACACCCACGCCGGCGCCGGGCTCTACCGCCTCGACGGCGACTACGCCGGCACCAGCGGCGAGGCTGCCGAAGGGGTGCTGCGGCTGCTGCCGGAAGCGGCCAAGCCAAAGCCCGACGAGGCGCCGCTCGCCGACGCCCTGGCACGCTACCTTTCCGTGGTCCAGGATTTCAATCCCAAGGGCGGCGCGCGCATCTATCCCGGCTCGCCCTTCATCGTCCATCACTTGCTACGCGAGCACGACAAGCTCAAGCTCTTCGAGCTGCACCCCACGGACGCGCGCACGCTGAGTGCCAACATCGCCCAGCTGGAGGCAGGTCGCCGGATCGCCGTGCTGCGCGACGACGGCTTCGGCAGCGCCACCAAGTTCCTGCCGCCACCGTCGCGCCGGGCGCTGGTCCTCTGCGACCCCAGCTACGAGATCAAAAGCGATTACGGGCGCGTACTCGACTTCGTCGCCGAGGCGCTCAAGCGATTCGCGACCGGTACCTACGCGATCTGGCACCCGATCATTCCGCGGCCCGAGGCGCACGACCTGCCGCGCCGCCTCAAGACCCTGGCCACCAAGGCCGGCAAGCCCTGGCTGCACGCCACGTTGACCGTGAAGTCGAGCAAGATCCTGACCGACCCCTCCGGCGTCCAGCACCGGCCGGGGCTGCCCGCGAGCGGCATGTTCCTTGTCAATCCGCCCTTTACGCTGAAGGGCCAGCTCGAAGCGGCCCTGCCCCAGATGGCGCAGCGCCTCGCGCAAGATCGCCACGCTGCCTTTTCGCTCGACAGCGGCGGCTGA
- a CDS encoding septal ring lytic transglycosylase RlpA family protein, which yields MSGPWLAKRLALVLAAAALAACTTQPPAPAPAPTTSAGESGTGLRPLARQPALPPGAAPRSQVPSVRYDLAVSGMAEDDGVPGDAGSREIFERGGASWYGIQFHQRKTANGERFDMTAMTAAHKTLPFNTRVCVRSLVNGREVLVRINDRGPYSAGRIIDLSRAAADALGMLGLGIKQVALSIMGENGTRCGDADIDPAATDEPPPEAKAEKPARRPAARRIREVPPRLRH from the coding sequence ATGAGCGGGCCCTGGCTCGCGAAAAGGCTCGCGCTGGTTTTGGCCGCCGCTGCGTTGGCCGCCTGCACCACGCAGCCGCCAGCGCCTGCGCCCGCGCCGACGACCTCGGCAGGCGAAAGCGGCACCGGTCTCCGCCCTCTCGCCCGCCAGCCTGCGCTGCCGCCGGGCGCAGCGCCGCGTTCGCAGGTGCCTTCGGTGCGCTACGACCTCGCGGTTTCGGGCATGGCCGAGGACGACGGCGTGCCCGGTGACGCAGGCTCGCGCGAAATCTTCGAGCGCGGCGGTGCCTCGTGGTACGGCATCCAGTTTCATCAGCGCAAGACCGCCAACGGCGAGCGCTTCGACATGACCGCCATGACGGCCGCCCACAAGACGCTGCCGTTCAATACGCGCGTCTGCGTGCGCAGCCTGGTCAACGGCCGCGAGGTGCTGGTGCGCATCAACGACCGCGGGCCTTATTCGGCCGGGCGGATCATCGACCTCAGCCGGGCCGCTGCGGATGCGCTGGGCATGCTTGGGTTGGGGATCAAGCAGGTGGCGTTGTCGATCATGGGCGAGAACGGCACGCGTTGCGGCGATGCGGACATCGATCCTGCCGCGACCGACGAGCCGCCGCCGGAAGCCAAGGCCGAGAAGCCTGCCAGAAGGCCGGCGGCCCGGCGTATCCGCGAGGTGCCGCCTCGCCTGCGGCACTGA
- the metF gene encoding methylenetetrahydrofolate reductase [NAD(P)H], producing MPLSRAAHQEPPVRPPLSFEFFPPKTPEGVVKLRAVRQQLYALRPEFCSVTYGAGGSTHEGTFGTVREILGEGVDAACHFSCIGATRTTVREQLKELKAMGVKRLVALRGDLPSGYGMGGEFHYASDLVGFIREETGRDFHIEVACYPEVHPQARSPEADLQAFAAKVRAGADAAITQYFFSPEAYFRFVEEARRLGLDAPIVPGIMPITSSTQLMRFSDACGAEIPRWIRLRLQGFGDDTASIKAFGLDVVTDLCARLVSGGAPALHFYTMNQSVATLALLQRLGWEE from the coding sequence ATGCCGCTCTCGCGAGCGGCCCACCAGGAGCCGCCCGTGCGCCCACCGTTGAGCTTTGAATTCTTTCCGCCCAAGACGCCCGAAGGCGTGGTCAAGCTGCGGGCCGTCCGCCAGCAGCTCTATGCGCTGCGGCCCGAGTTCTGCTCGGTGACCTACGGCGCAGGCGGTTCCACGCACGAGGGCACCTTCGGGACGGTGCGCGAGATCCTCGGGGAGGGGGTCGATGCCGCCTGCCATTTCTCCTGCATCGGCGCCACCCGCACGACCGTGCGCGAGCAGCTGAAGGAGCTCAAGGCCATGGGGGTCAAGCGCCTGGTGGCCCTGCGCGGCGACCTGCCCAGCGGCTACGGCATGGGCGGCGAGTTTCACTATGCGAGCGACCTGGTCGGCTTCATCCGCGAGGAAACGGGCCGCGATTTCCACATCGAGGTCGCGTGCTATCCCGAAGTGCATCCGCAGGCGCGCTCGCCCGAGGCCGACCTGCAGGCCTTCGCAGCCAAGGTTCGCGCCGGTGCCGACGCCGCGATCACGCAGTACTTCTTCAGTCCGGAGGCGTATTTCCGGTTCGTCGAGGAGGCGCGCAGGCTCGGACTCGACGCGCCGATCGTCCCGGGCATCATGCCGATCACCAGCTCCACACAGCTGATGCGCTTCTCCGATGCCTGCGGCGCCGAGATCCCGCGCTGGATCCGGCTGCGGCTGCAGGGCTTCGGCGACGACACCGCATCAATCAAGGCTTTCGGCCTCGACGTGGTGACCGATCTCTGCGCCCGGCTAGTGAGCGGCGGTGCGCCGGCCCTGCACTTCTACACCATGAACCAGTCGGTAGCGACGCTCGCGTTGCTGCAGCGGCTGGGCTGGGAAGAATGA
- a CDS encoding TlyA family RNA methyltransferase — MRADQLLVERGLAESRSQAVRLIAGGLRWRDGAHWRTVGKNGEDVPKDAELELLDPAEARYVSRGGRKLEGALGAAGIEVRGQRCLDVGQSTGGFTDCLLQQGAAHVVGVDVGHGQLHPRLRGDPRVTAVEGVNARALDASAWGAASPAESQFDLIVGDLSFISLTLVLPALVPLLSATGELLMLVKPQFELQPAQIGKGGIVRDASLYAVVEQRVRAACEALGLRVRGWFDSPIAGGDGNREFFIHAALASGPPGAARAPTVEL, encoded by the coding sequence GTGCGCGCCGACCAGTTGCTCGTCGAACGCGGCCTGGCCGAGTCGCGCTCGCAAGCCGTGCGCTTGATCGCAGGCGGGCTGCGCTGGCGCGACGGTGCGCATTGGCGCACGGTAGGCAAGAACGGCGAAGACGTGCCGAAGGATGCCGAGCTCGAACTGCTCGACCCGGCCGAAGCGCGCTATGTTTCGCGCGGCGGGCGGAAGCTCGAGGGCGCGCTCGGCGCAGCGGGCATCGAGGTGCGCGGCCAGCGTTGCCTCGACGTCGGCCAGTCCACCGGCGGCTTCACCGATTGCCTGCTGCAGCAAGGGGCTGCGCACGTGGTGGGTGTCGATGTCGGGCATGGTCAGCTGCATCCCCGGCTGCGCGGCGATCCGCGCGTCACCGCCGTCGAGGGTGTCAATGCACGCGCGCTCGACGCTTCGGCCTGGGGCGCCGCATCGCCGGCGGAGTCGCAGTTCGACCTGATCGTCGGCGACCTGTCCTTCATCTCGCTCACGCTCGTGCTGCCCGCCTTGGTTCCTCTGCTCTCCGCGACAGGCGAACTCCTCATGCTGGTCAAGCCTCAATTCGAATTGCAGCCGGCGCAGATCGGCAAGGGCGGCATCGTGCGCGATGCCTCGCTCTACGCGGTGGTCGAGCAGCGCGTGCGCGCGGCCTGCGAAGCGCTCGGCCTGCGGGTACGGGGCTGGTTCGACAGTCCCATCGCAGGTGGCGACGGCAACCGCGAATTCTTCATTCATGCCGCTCTCGCGAGCGGCCCACCAGGAGCCGCCCGTGCGCCCACCGTTGAGCTTTGA
- the ahcY gene encoding adenosylhomocysteinase → MSAVLKASPVSTADQAIADLSLAAWGRKEIKIAETEMPGLMAIREEFAKSQPLKGARITGSLHMTIQTAVLIETLQALGATVRWASCNIFSTQDHAAAAIAAAGTPVFAIKGESLDDYWDYTHRIFDFAPKGSAGEGPNMILDDGGDATLLMHLGQKAEKDQGVLANPTSDEERILYAAIKAKLAVDPTWYTRKSAEIIGVTEETTTGVHRLNEMAAKGTLLFRAINVNDSVTKSKFDNLYGCRESLVDGIKRATDVMIAGKVAVVAGYGDVGKGSAQALRALSAQVWVTEIDPINALQAAMEGYRVVTMAYAADKADIFVTTTGNKDVITHAHMVAMKDQAIVCNIGHFDNEIEVASLEKYEWEEIKPQVDHVIFPDGKRIILLAKGRLVNLGCGTGHPSYVMSSSFANQTIAQIELFTKPDAYQAGKVYVLPKHLDEKVARLQLSKLRAELTVLTDAQAAYIGVNKNGPYKPDSYRY, encoded by the coding sequence ATGAGCGCTGTTCTCAAAGCTTCCCCGGTGTCCACTGCCGACCAGGCAATCGCCGACCTGTCCCTTGCCGCCTGGGGCCGCAAGGAAATCAAGATTGCCGAAACCGAAATGCCCGGCCTCATGGCCATCCGCGAAGAATTCGCCAAGAGCCAGCCGCTGAAGGGCGCGCGCATCACCGGCTCGCTGCACATGACGATCCAGACCGCGGTGCTGATCGAGACCCTGCAGGCACTGGGCGCCACGGTGCGCTGGGCTTCCTGCAACATCTTCTCGACGCAGGATCACGCGGCCGCCGCAATCGCCGCCGCCGGCACGCCGGTGTTTGCGATCAAGGGCGAGTCGCTCGACGACTACTGGGACTACACCCATCGCATCTTCGACTTCGCCCCGAAGGGCTCGGCCGGCGAGGGCCCGAACATGATCCTGGACGATGGCGGCGACGCCACGCTGCTGATGCACCTGGGCCAGAAGGCCGAGAAGGACCAGGGCGTGCTGGCGAATCCGACCAGCGACGAGGAGCGCATCCTCTACGCCGCCATCAAGGCCAAGCTGGCGGTCGATCCCACCTGGTACACGCGCAAGTCCGCCGAGATCATCGGCGTGACCGAGGAGACGACCACCGGCGTGCACCGACTCAACGAAATGGCCGCCAAGGGCACGCTGCTGTTCCGCGCGATCAACGTGAACGATTCGGTGACCAAGAGCAAGTTCGACAATCTCTACGGCTGCCGCGAGTCGCTGGTGGACGGCATCAAGCGCGCCACCGACGTGATGATCGCCGGCAAGGTGGCGGTGGTGGCCGGCTACGGCGACGTGGGCAAGGGCTCGGCCCAGGCGCTGCGCGCGCTCAGCGCCCAGGTGTGGGTGACCGAGATCGACCCGATCAACGCGCTGCAGGCCGCGATGGAAGGCTACCGCGTCGTGACCATGGCGTATGCCGCGGACAAGGCCGACATCTTCGTCACGACCACCGGCAACAAGGACGTCATCACGCACGCCCACATGGTCGCCATGAAGGACCAGGCGATCGTGTGCAACATCGGCCACTTCGACAACGAGATCGAGGTTGCCTCGCTCGAGAAGTACGAGTGGGAAGAGATCAAGCCGCAGGTCGACCACGTGATCTTCCCGGACGGCAAGCGCATCATCCTGCTGGCCAAGGGGCGGCTGGTGAACCTGGGCTGCGGCACGGGCCATCCGAGCTACGTGATGAGCTCCTCCTTCGCCAACCAGACGATCGCGCAGATCGAGCTCTTCACCAAGCCCGACGCGTATCAGGCCGGCAAGGTCTACGTGCTGCCCAAGCACCTGGACGAGAAGGTCGCGCGCCTGCAGCTGTCGAAGCTCAGGGCGGAGCTCACGGTGCTGACGGACGCGCAGGCCGCGTACATCGGTGTGAACAAGAACGGCCCCTACAAGCCGGACAGCTACCGCTACTGA
- a CDS encoding peptide chain release factor 3 — protein sequence MSFASETRRRRTFAIISHPDAGKTTLTEKLLLFSGAIQIAGSVKARKASRHATSDWMEIEKQRGISVASSVMQMVYREHVINLLDTPGHKDFSEDTYRVLTAVDSALMVIDAANGVEAQTRRLIEVCRQRDTPIITFVNKMDREVREPLELLDEIERELGMPCVPMTWPVGQGKSFGGIVNLRTKAMTVFESGSERLPQDFETVALAEPDALKKRFGHEFETAMESMELATGASPAWDREAFLSGKQTPVFFGSGVNNFGVMEVLDALVELAPPPQPRTSTTLVNRQPVLREIKPDDKDFAGVVFKVQANMDANHRDRIAFVRMASGKYTPGMKLKVQRTGKELRPTSVVTFMSQRREAVEEAYAGDIVGFTTHGGVQLGDTITDGASLQFTGLPFFAPELFMTVILRNPLRTKQLQQGLAQLGEEGAIQVFRPEVGGPMLLGAVGQLQFEVVQHRLKTEYDADVRLEGCQYTGARWITADTPAELRAFIDAYPARMARDAADTLAYLCTSPYDVRLAQERFPKIHFHPLREHAGLALQSAG from the coding sequence ATGTCCTTCGCCTCCGAAACCCGCCGCCGTCGCACCTTCGCGATCATTTCCCACCCCGACGCCGGCAAGACCACGCTGACCGAGAAGCTGCTGCTGTTCTCCGGCGCGATCCAGATCGCCGGCTCGGTGAAGGCCCGCAAGGCCTCGCGCCATGCCACCTCCGACTGGATGGAGATCGAGAAGCAGCGCGGCATCTCCGTGGCAAGCTCGGTGATGCAGATGGTCTACCGCGAGCACGTGATCAACCTGTTGGACACGCCGGGCCACAAGGACTTTTCCGAAGACACGTACCGCGTGCTGACCGCGGTCGACTCGGCCCTGATGGTGATCGACGCCGCCAACGGCGTCGAAGCGCAGACCCGCCGCCTGATCGAGGTCTGCCGCCAGCGCGACACACCCATCATCACCTTCGTCAACAAGATGGACCGAGAGGTGCGCGAGCCGCTCGAGCTGCTCGACGAGATCGAGCGCGAGCTGGGCATGCCCTGCGTGCCCATGACCTGGCCGGTGGGCCAGGGCAAGAGCTTCGGCGGCATCGTGAACCTGCGCACGAAGGCGATGACGGTGTTCGAGTCGGGCAGCGAACGGCTGCCGCAGGACTTCGAGACCGTTGCGCTGGCCGAACCCGACGCGCTGAAGAAGCGCTTCGGCCACGAGTTCGAAACCGCCATGGAGAGCATGGAGCTCGCCACCGGCGCATCACCGGCCTGGGACCGCGAGGCATTCCTCTCGGGCAAGCAGACGCCGGTCTTCTTCGGTTCCGGCGTCAACAACTTCGGCGTGATGGAGGTGCTCGACGCGCTGGTCGAGCTGGCGCCGCCGCCGCAGCCGCGCACCAGCACCACGCTGGTCAATCGCCAACCCGTGTTGCGCGAGATCAAGCCCGACGACAAGGACTTCGCCGGCGTCGTCTTCAAGGTGCAGGCCAACATGGACGCCAACCACCGCGACCGCATCGCCTTCGTGCGCATGGCCTCGGGCAAGTACACGCCGGGCATGAAGCTCAAGGTGCAGCGCACCGGCAAGGAACTGCGCCCGACCAGCGTGGTCACCTTCATGAGCCAGCGGCGCGAAGCCGTGGAAGAGGCCTACGCGGGCGACATCGTGGGCTTCACCACGCACGGCGGCGTGCAGCTGGGCGACACCATCACCGACGGCGCCTCGCTGCAGTTCACCGGGCTGCCTTTCTTCGCGCCCGAGCTCTTCATGACCGTGATCCTCAGGAACCCGCTGCGCACCAAGCAGCTGCAGCAGGGCCTGGCCCAACTGGGCGAGGAAGGCGCGATCCAGGTGTTCCGGCCCGAAGTGGGCGGCCCGATGCTGCTGGGTGCCGTGGGCCAGCTGCAGTTCGAGGTGGTGCAGCACCGGCTCAAGACCGAGTACGACGCCGACGTGCGGCTCGAAGGCTGCCAGTACACCGGTGCGCGCTGGATCACGGCCGACACGCCGGCCGAGCTGCGCGCCTTCATCGACGCCTACCCGGCGCGCATGGCGCGCGATGCGGCCGATACGCTGGCCTACCTGTGCACCTCGCCCTATGACGTGCGGCTGGCGCAGGAGCGCTTTCCCAAGATCCACTTCCATCCGTTGCGCGAGCACGCGGGCCTGGCCCTGCAGAGCGCAGGCTGA
- a CDS encoding HAD-IIB family hydrolase: protein MLPLDAWPTEARAQLVGVFTDIDDTLTTEGAVTPDALDAMSALRAAVLNLVAITGRPVGWSEPFANVWPVDAIVAENGAVALVRTAAGRIEKRYQQDAATRARNFERMQAVLARIEREIRGAHRAADSPGRECDIAIDHSEFTRLDDATISQVADLMRSEGMHATVSSIHINGWYGEHDKLEGARWIVRELWGRRLDEEMQRWAYVGDSTNDALMFEHFTHSVGVANVRRFEAALAHLPRYVARSERGAGFAEVAAAVLAAR, encoded by the coding sequence ATGCTGCCGCTCGACGCCTGGCCCACCGAGGCGCGCGCTCAGCTCGTCGGCGTGTTCACCGACATCGACGACACGCTGACGACCGAGGGCGCCGTCACGCCGGATGCGCTCGACGCCATGAGTGCGCTGCGGGCCGCCGTGCTGAACCTCGTGGCCATCACCGGGCGGCCGGTGGGCTGGAGCGAGCCCTTCGCGAACGTCTGGCCGGTCGATGCGATCGTGGCGGAGAACGGCGCCGTCGCGCTGGTGCGCACTGCCGCGGGACGCATCGAGAAACGCTACCAGCAGGATGCCGCGACCCGAGCGCGCAACTTCGAGCGCATGCAGGCCGTGCTCGCGCGCATCGAGCGCGAGATTCGTGGCGCGCACCGCGCAGCCGACTCTCCCGGCCGGGAATGCGACATTGCCATCGACCACAGCGAATTCACCCGGCTCGACGACGCCACCATCTCGCAGGTGGCCGACCTGATGCGCAGCGAAGGCATGCACGCCACCGTGAGCAGCATCCACATCAACGGCTGGTACGGCGAGCACGACAAGCTCGAGGGCGCCCGCTGGATCGTGCGCGAGCTGTGGGGCCGCCGGCTCGACGAGGAAATGCAGCGCTGGGCCTACGTGGGCGACTCCACCAACGACGCGCTGATGTTCGAGCATTTCACTCACAGCGTGGGCGTCGCCAACGTGCGCCGCTTCGAGGCCGCCCTGGCGCATCTGCCGCGCTATGTCGCGCGCAGCGAGCGCGGTGCCGGCTTCGCCGAAGTCGCGGCGGCAGTGCTCGCCGCGCGCTGA
- a CDS encoding amidase, translating to MAMSFDYEQHDALALGAMVRSGELGAAELLDAALARIAERNPALNAVVTPMYDAARTAIAAGLPDGPFQGVPFLVKELVASVAGVPTTFGSRLYARNLPAADSEVVARMRRAGLVIVGKTNSPEFGLSPTTESLLYGVTRNPWDHALTPGGSSGGAAAAVASGMVPMAHATDGGGSIRIPASCCGLFGLKPTRARVTSGPEGGEGLSGLANQHVVSRSVRDSAAMLDAIAGPMPGDPYAAAPPTRPFIDEVGQPPGRLRIAFSATAPNGVPVDAECRAAVEDAARLCEQLGHHVEEASPAYDAQAVSRGFEAVFAANTMANIARATGGAMPAPDQVEPLTLALAERGRAMGASEFILQLQSLHRQSRRVAAFFERYDAWLTPTLAQTPRPIGWFDIRSGDAARWLGQLEAYLPFTYLFNVTGQPAASVPLYWTAGGVPVGCQFAARQGEEGLLLRLCAQLEEARPWFGRRPAAG from the coding sequence ATGGCCATGAGCTTCGACTACGAACAGCACGACGCGCTCGCACTCGGCGCGATGGTGCGCAGCGGCGAGCTCGGTGCCGCCGAACTGCTCGATGCGGCGCTCGCGCGGATCGCGGAACGCAACCCGGCACTCAATGCGGTGGTCACTCCGATGTACGACGCGGCGCGCACCGCGATCGCGGCGGGCCTGCCGGACGGGCCGTTCCAGGGCGTGCCTTTCCTGGTGAAGGAGCTGGTGGCTTCGGTCGCGGGGGTGCCCACCACGTTCGGGTCGCGCCTCTATGCGCGCAATCTGCCGGCAGCCGACAGCGAGGTGGTCGCGCGCATGCGGCGCGCGGGCCTGGTGATCGTGGGCAAGACCAACTCTCCCGAGTTCGGCCTGTCGCCGACCACCGAGTCGCTGCTCTACGGCGTCACGCGCAACCCCTGGGATCACGCGCTCACGCCGGGCGGCTCGAGCGGCGGCGCGGCCGCTGCGGTGGCGTCGGGCATGGTGCCGATGGCGCATGCGACCGACGGCGGAGGCTCGATCCGCATCCCCGCATCCTGCTGCGGCCTGTTCGGACTCAAGCCGACCCGCGCGCGCGTCACCTCGGGCCCCGAAGGCGGGGAAGGCCTGAGCGGGCTGGCGAATCAGCACGTCGTCAGCCGCAGCGTGCGCGACAGCGCCGCCATGCTCGACGCGATCGCCGGGCCGATGCCGGGGGACCCTTACGCGGCGGCGCCGCCGACGCGGCCCTTCATCGACGAAGTGGGGCAGCCGCCCGGGCGGCTGCGCATCGCGTTCAGCGCGACGGCGCCGAACGGCGTGCCGGTCGATGCGGAATGCAGGGCGGCCGTGGAAGACGCGGCACGCCTGTGCGAGCAGCTGGGGCACCACGTCGAAGAGGCGTCGCCGGCGTACGACGCGCAGGCCGTCTCACGCGGCTTCGAGGCGGTGTTCGCGGCCAACACGATGGCGAACATCGCGCGTGCCACCGGCGGGGCGATGCCGGCGCCTGACCAGGTCGAGCCGCTGACGCTTGCCCTGGCCGAGCGCGGCCGGGCGATGGGCGCGAGCGAGTTCATCCTGCAGCTGCAGTCGCTGCACCGGCAGTCGCGCCGCGTCGCGGCCTTCTTCGAGCGCTACGACGCCTGGCTCACGCCGACGCTGGCGCAGACGCCGCGGCCGATCGGCTGGTTCGACATCCGCTCGGGCGACGCGGCGCGCTGGCTCGGGCAGCTGGAGGCCTATTTGCCCTTTACCTATCTCTTCAACGTGACGGGGCAGCCGGCGGCATCGGTGCCGCTGTACTGGACGGCAGGCGGCGTGCCCGTCGGTTGCCAGTTCGCAGCACGCCAGGGAGAGGAGGGGCTGCTGCTGCGCCTTTGCGCGCAGCTGGAGGAGGCGCGTCCGTGGTTCGGCCGCCGGCCGGCGGCCGGTTGA